A region of the Mytilus trossulus isolate FHL-02 chromosome 11, PNRI_Mtr1.1.1.hap1, whole genome shotgun sequence genome:
acctgatcatcccgaatatgccgacagttttcgaacaaaTAACTTCCGTCAGCATCGGTTCAcagtctggtcactgtctgatctctgtcggattacattcggtagagtcgggacgcagtcgtgacagactcggtcgaattttacctggcgaaaaatacaaatcggattagaagcagattcagaacgggattatcgggacttattcgcttagaaacggttggatatcggtgcttcctgaacactatctgattgttgtcgtgatcaaattattttttttacaaattttaatttaagtttgaatttccatccacgattcacaggatcttgatcagacttttaataaattttatcgggaatggtcctgtcaagaacggtagtaaaaatcgtgaatgtgtgaccccagcttaaagAATTAAAGTATACAGAAATGATTCATTTTCTAGATACAATGTAATGGATAATTTGTATGTTAGAAGTGATTCTTTACTCTACGTACATTATTGATATCAGAGTAGAAATGATGTTCATCACTGTTGACTAATTACATACAACTAATGGTTTGTAAGTTACACGCGAGGTTTGAGTGACAGGAAAAGGATTTTAAGCTAAGTCATTAGTAACCTTTACTTTTAATGACAGTGAAGTCAATTTTTTGTCTCTAGCgattttaacaaaacatgacaaaaactGTTATGTTTACGCATTTGTAGATTTATGTGAAGGATAAAACTTGTAAATACCAATGCATAGCTTTTAATGTTAAGAGAATAAATAATTACTTAGATGCAAAAATAGATGAATGAAATGAAACCTATACAATCTCAATATTATAGCAAAAGGTAAAAACGCACTGCTGAAAAATTTACCTGACGATACAGTTTTGTTATGTGTAGGCCTTATATAGCTGTCGCTACGGTAttgatttgctcattgttgaaggtataTCATATGTACATTGATACGTTTCTGATTGATAGTTATCTCAATGGCAATAATACCTCATCTATTAGTATCCCTTTCTCTTGACCAACGAGAGTAAACGATTCATGAAATAGAGGTTTCCTTAGGTGTCAGAACACCAATTATTCTCTCCAATTTAGAAAGTAGCCCTACTCTTAGACAAACTAGTGCGTTTCACTTTGATATCATTGATTACTCTAACTAACCAACAAATCTGCAGAAACGAAACTtttggagaaataaatttagaccactgtggattcattaatattcgttggataccaatttttgtgaatTTCGTGGGTAGGGAttaaccacgaaattaaatgttcaacgaatcaCAAATGTCCTATATGTTTTAACACAGTCTTcagcaaaaccacaaaattaaatgtccaCCAACATGCAACTTTTCCTTAAACCACGAAAGTTGGTACCCACGAacataaatgaatccacagcattttgagccaaaatttacttttatatgaGTATGCATTAAACATTCAGggttaatgcgctccatagtatactaattaaGATTTCCAGAAGAGCAGGGgttatttattttggtaattCACGTGTTCACAAGGTCATGTAATTCTTATAAGACTTTAAAGgtatgttgaaaattggcaCGTAGAaaagtgatacatgtacaattcaggatatacctggtttctatgaagttaaaatattaagaaagcTGTGAAATTGCAAAATAGGattttttaattggtggtctgacacctatgCAAATTCTGACATATCTCTTTCCATTTTTGGTTCGAGCGTTTCAATGAGTCTTGTAGACGAAGCATGCGTCTGGCCCGCTTTCATGATTTGAtgagtttttgttgtttttaacttttcaaatgtataacatgaaaataagaagatcaTGGAAATATAACCACATCATGAAAAGGATCAAAAAAGAACATTACCGTAAAAcaaggaaaatttcaaaagtaaaaaattcGTCTCTCTTGTCGAAAATGTCGTCTTGTATAAAACTGATATATCAAAACATATCAGCAATgagtattttattgttgttaatATAGGATTTAATATGTAAAGTCATTTCCCTCAGGTAAATTTCAACAaagtaataaaacaatattggCTTTTATCAAAGCAAATATCATCGcgtaattaaatatttgcattaaTTGGAATTCAGACGAATGAACCAGAGTTGTGCGATAAAGTATAGTTTATTGCTTgcaaattagtaaaaaaatataacaaattactGTATCATGTCAGAAGTTGTAACAAATTAAAGtctttaattataatttatttgtttgtcaaTATTATATCCTCTTGTGTATAGTTTGTTAAGCACATTTCATAAATGTTCATCTAGCAGATTTTTCCACGGTCATTTATCAGTTTATACGatttatagatatatgaagatttGGTATTAGTGGCGATGAGACAACGATccgtccaagtcacaatttataaaagtaaaccattgtaggtcaaggtatggtcttcaacatggagccttggctcacaccgtacagcaagctataaagggtccaaaaaattctagtgtaaaaccatttgtTTCATGGTTAACCTTGAAAACAGTCTTGttatgttacttttttttttatcagtccTTGATTAAAACAAACAGAAGTAGGCGAAAGTTATTGCCTAAAAAGTTAAAGGAATAAGACATAGTGAAGTTGGCACatcttttgggaattttgggtcatcaatgccCTTCAACTCCGTACTTGTTTAGccgtttataactattttgaactgagcgacactgatgagtcgtatgtagacgaaacgagcgtctggcgtgttaatttataatcctggtatctttgataactaattgTAAAAATCCTATTATTTGCTCTCCTTAGTATACGACAAGAGGCTTATCTTATAGACGCATTTTATGAGTCGAATGAGTACACATCTTGTCACTTGGCGGGATATGCATCTTCTGGTCGACTGGGGACGCACCTTGTGAGTGGAATGAGAACGCATCTTGTGAGTGGAATGGGTACACATCTTGTGAGTGGAATGGGTACATATCTTGTGAGTGGATTGGATACGCATCTTGTTAGTGGAATGGGTACGCGTCTTGTGAGGGGAATAGGTACGCATCTTGTGAGTGGAATGGGTACGCATCTTATGAGTGGAATGGGTACGCATCTTGTTAGTGGAATGGGTACGCATCTTGTGAGTGGAATGGGTACGCATCTTATGAATGGAATGGGTACATATCTTGTAAGTGGAATTGGTACATATCTTGTGAGTGGAATGGGTACATATCTTGTGAGTGGAATGGGTACACATCTTGTGAGTAGAATGGGTACACATCTTGTGAGTGGAATGGGTACACATCTTGTGAGTGGAATGGGTACATATCTGGTGAGTGGAATGGGTACACATCTTGTAAGAGGAATGGGTACGCAGTTTGTGAGTGGAATGGGTACACGTCTTGTGAGTGGAATGGGTACATATCTTGTGAGTGGAACGGGTACGCATCTTGTGAGTGGAATGGGTACGCATCTTGTGAGTGGAATAGGTACGCATCTTGTGAGTGGAATGGGTACGCATCTTATGAGTGGAATGGGTACGCATCTTGTTAGTGGAATGGGTACGCATCTTGTGAGTGGAATGGGTACACATCTTATGAGTGGAATCGGTACGCATCTTGTTAGTGAAATGGGTACGCATCTTGTGAGTGGAATAGGTA
Encoded here:
- the LOC134690058 gene encoding putative per-hexamer repeat protein 5; its protein translation is MGTHLVSGMGTYLVSGLDTHLVSGMGTRLVRGIGTHLVSGMGTHLMSGMGTHLVSGMGTHLVSGMGTHLMNGMGTYLVSGIGTYLVSGMGTYLVSGMGTHLVSRMGTHLVSGMGTHLVSGMGTYLVSGMGTHLVRGMGTQFVSGMGTRLVSGMGTYLVSGTGTHLVSGMGTHLVSGIGTHLVSGMGTHLMSGMGTHLVSGMGTHLVSGMGTHLMSGIGTHLVSEMGTHLVSGIGTHLVSGIGTHLVSGMGTHLMSRMGTNLVSGMGTNLVSGMVTHLVTGMGTHLVSGMGTHLVSGMGTQHVSGMGTQHESGMSTQLVSGMGTYLMSGMGSNLVSGMGTYLVSGVGTYLVSGMGTHLVTHVVLKCALRS